Proteins encoded within one genomic window of Aspergillus nidulans FGSC A4 chromosome VII:
- a CDS encoding uncharacterized protein (transcript_id=CADANIAT00007799), with protein MRSSIALVLAVGTAALADFTFDELWALQNTLWDNFLYPANLQQINATDTSVFAENVQGRVDITRTFDGRELNNEYIFGLFSDPSHLSLVGIPISYNITQFAANQNITSATTVFTFNATSFNILVPITIDTWILYNADGKILQYDATFRWFGWLLDTLLEAAGTGIFNTTDPAETQRALGNLLATTICQTHGQHCVDDNQQYNSNEDCVRFLTEDIRFGSAYELGRNTLLCREVHEHMVQYRPTEHCPHIGPDGGGYCVDDKDYAEVVTERYFREPFVPYGYGDTNLWVAA; from the exons ATGCGCTCCTCAATAGCCCTGGTTCTCGCGGTGGGAACAGCCGCCCTGGCTGATTTCACCTTCGACGAGCTCTGGGCCCTCCAAAATACCCTCTGGGATAACTTCCTCTACCCTGCCAACCTCCAGCAGATTAATGCCACAGACACCTCCGTCTTCGCTGAGAAT GTGCAAGGCCGCGTCGACATAACACGCACATTTGACGGCCGCGAGCTCAACAATGAATACATATTCGGTCTTTTCTCAGACCCCTCGCATCTCAGCCTCGTCGGCATCCCAATCTCTTATAACATCACGCAGTtcgcagccaatcagaacatCACGTCCGCAACGACAGTTTTCACATTCAACGCAACCTCGTTCAATATTCTCGTCCCTATCACCATTGATACGTGGATCCTATATAACGCGGACGGGAAGATCCTCCAGTATGATGCGACCTTCCGGTGGTTTGGCTGGTTGCTGGATACCCTTCTCGAAGCTGCGGGAACGGGCATATTCAATACCACAGACCCAGCGGAGACGCAGAGAGCGCTGGGGAATCTTCTAGCAACAACAATTTGCCAGACTCACGGTCAGCACTGTGTTGATGATAACCAGCAATACAACAGCAACGAGGACTGTGTCAGGTTCCTCACGGAGGATATCCGGTTCGGAAGCGCTTACGAGCTGGGTCGTAACACGCTGCTTTGTCGCGAGGTGCATGAGCATATGGTGCAGTATCGGCCAACCGAACACTGCCCGCATATTGGGCCTGATGGGGGCGGTTACTGTGTTGATGATAAGGATTATGCGGAAGTTGTCACGGAGAGGTACTTCAGAGAGCCGTTTGTGCCATATGGATATGGAGACACGAACCTCTGGGTTGCTGCATAA